The sequence below is a genomic window from Monodelphis domestica isolate mMonDom1 chromosome 2, mMonDom1.pri, whole genome shotgun sequence.
ggcaagtcacttaatccctttgcctggcctttaccacttttctgccttggaaccaatacatggaattgattctaaggtggaagctaagagttaaaaaaaaaaaagtgacagtgCACCTAGGGAGTTCAGAACATTTTGCTAAACATTTAGGAGTGGGACAGAACAAAGATGAAGTAAGGTTAAGATACTGAAAAACTTCCTGGCTGGGAAACGGAAAGGTGAGGAATGTTCCTAGGAAGGAGAACCCACATTTCCTATGCACAAGTAGGGAAGGGGACCCAAGAGGTTCGAGTGATCTCACCCAAGACATCCACCCGACCCTCCGACACGTGGTCTCGGGCAGAAGCCACCGAGCTGGGATCGGTCACATCAAGCTGTAGTGTCTCCAAGGACCCTGGAGGGCAGCCTCGAACCCGTGCACCCTCCCAGAGAGGGCCCTGAGCCCTGAGGTCCCGTAGAGTGGCATACACTGGGGGGGAAGGTGGATTACCTGGAATTAGGTCCCCTCCAGGAGAGATTTACCTTCCCCATCTCAGCTGCAAACAGGAATACCCACTGCCCTCTGTATTGGTCTTTGGGCCCCGATTTCCTCACACCTTTGAAACTGCCTGAAGGATCAGCTGCCAAGCGCCAGGCCAGATGCAGACCAATTCCAGAGGAACAGCCTGTGATGAGGACAACCTTCCGCTCCATGGGAAGAGACAGAGCAGAGGTCAGAGACAGATTTGGGAGACTGGCAAAGGGGTGGTTAGAAAGAATCCAAGAGGCAAAAGAGTTACAGATAGGGAGGGGGATACAGAAACTGGCCCAGCCCTGGAGCCTCAAGGGCACCTCCTTTTTCTCAAGCCCCCAACCTCCCTTGTTGTGTCTATTTCATTATCTCAAGGCCAGAGAGCCTTCAACTGCCTCTTTCTTGACTCCCCCccgcccacccccacccccccacccccatctctccCCAAGTCTAATCTGCCAGCAGGCATCACAGGAAAGTCTTTATCTTCTCTGAAAGCTGaatggggggaaactgaggcaaagagcagAAGGCTGGAGCCAAATCTAACTGCTCTAGCAACTgaatgggggaaaggggagatgACAATCATATCCACTTTACTACTATATCCACACTTTCTTGCTTTGCTTCTCTGAGGACCAGACACAACACACATGCTGCTATATGGATTTATTGATTGAATAGGATAGAAGACAATGGTTTGATTTCTAGTTCTGGAGTACTATAGAGAATGGTATGGATAGCATCCTCCATTAATCTCACTTCACAGGATCCACTTTCTGTTCCAGACCTTTTGCTCACCCAGATAAAAGGGTTTCTTTGGTGAGTGCAGTTCCAGATTCAGTAATCAGCCACAGCctagagggagacagagggaggggggggagagtggggggagggagggaaggacagggaggggggggagggagggagagaaggagacagaatcTCCAAGAATTGTCCATGGTTTTATAACCTATCCGCTCCCAGGTCCCAAGTTAGGCCACTGATAGGATTGAAGGTCCAAGGAGGAACCTCAAGAATGTAAGGAGTTGTCCTCCCAGGTGGAGCAGGTGAGGGGGTGGGTCACACAGCTCCTGCTTGAAACTTCGGATAATACTTGAGGAAGAATTTCCTGGCTAAGTCCACAGTGTCACCCTGAGGCTGGGTGGGGAACTTCTCCCTCCCCGATACAAAGGCCTGGCCCAACAAGAAGGCTTCGTTCTCAAACTGGTTCTGGTGGAAAGGGGTGCCCTCAGCCAGGCTCTTCACCAGCATCTCCACAAAGAGCTTCCATCGGGGAGCATAGTAGCCCGCCACAAGCCCTGCCAGTTGCTTGTTGGCATAGTCTAGGATGTTCCCTGTGGGTCCCCACAGGGTTAGCTGGTAGCGGGCATTCTGCTCATAATGCCAGGCCTCGGCTTCACTGACTGCCATCTCCCGAGCCTGCTCTAGCCAGCCACCTAGCAGGAACCGCTCATCAGTCCCCAGCAGCTCATCCAGGGAGGGCAGTAGGTCAAAGACCAGCAGACCACCAGCACTGAGCAAGGCCGGCATTGATCCTGCCTCAAAGGCTGTCTTGAGCTCCCCATAGTACAGGCTCACCAACTCCTGGGCCACCTGACGAGTGACATCTAGAAGGTCATAACGGAAGGCAGAGCTGGTTGCCAGCTGTGGAGCTGCTTCTAGCAGCAACCTCCAGGCCTCAAATACATCACTGCGATTATACCAGACAGAGAAGTCCAAGTGAAGGGATGGTCGTTTCACCAGTGGGCTGTGGTTATGGCCAGTGCAGTTTTCCCAAGAACAGTTGTAGACACTTCGTAGCAGCAGCCTCCAGGCAGCTTCTGCCTGGGGGTGGGGAGTCCCATATCGCTGGGCTGCAAAGCCTGCTACCCAAGCCCCGAGGTCAGGAAAGGGGTCCTTCCTCCAGCCCAGCTCAGCCATTAGGGCATAGACCACTTCGTTCTGATTGATGCCCTCTGGGACTATGCCTGTACCCACAATGGTGGAGTTGGGAAAGAGACGTGCAGTTGAGGGTCCCCTGTTCACAGCATCTAATACTCCAAAAAGCCCATGGTTTCCCCCAAAATTGTGCAGCATGCACCAGATGAAGGGCTGGCCGTAGAAGGAATTGGTTCGGGAGTAGACAGGCTGGGACTCAGCAAAAAGGTCCAGGATGAGAAAGCGGCCACGGGGCACAGCCTCTAGCACAGCCTTCATCTGGGGGGGTTTCCAGAAATCTGGATGATTCTGAAAAAGCCAGCCCTGGAAAAGCCACACAGCATCAACATCCACTGTAGGAATAAGGCATGGGAGAAGAAGGGAATAAGGCATGGGAGAAGGTGAGAGGAAGAAACACCTAGGTCTCTCTCAAAGGAGACCTCAGCCCTAGAAAAATAGTTACAAGAACACAACCCCTGAGTGTGGACTCATTTTACCTCCACACACCTAGCCCCACTTCTGTCTCACTACCTCCACATCTAGAGAATCTCAGGACTTCCCACCCTAAGTCAGTCAATCAGTtaccaagaagcatttattaagtgcccactatgtatAAAGGTCTGTGCTAAGTATCAGAGAtgcaaataaagggaaaaaacagtccttgtcctcaaggagctcgcAGTCTAAAGGGAGAGACAATATACTAATTACCAAGTACACACACAAGATACAGATAGGATAAGGGAGATAATCACCTGAGGGAAAGCATTAGTATTAAGAGAGTTCAGGAAAAGTTTCCTgttgaaggtgggattttagatcAGAAGCCAaggaaaacccagagaggaggaagagaattccaggcatgagggacagtcagCAAAAAGGCAAAGACATGGGAGGGAGAGTCTTCTTCAATGAATAGCAAGGTTAGCGTCACTgaataaatggaatggaataggtGTAATTAGACTTGAAAGGTACTTGGGGAGAGGGAGCTTTTGAAAGCTAAAGAGAATATTTCTATCAGTACCAAATGTGGTTGATTCTGGAGATGAATTGCTAGTGCAGGTGACCTAATGAAACATTAGCATGGTCAGACTTGTACATTAAGATGACCAATCTGCCAGATGAGTGGAGGTAGGGGAGGCACTTCAGGCCAGGAGACCATCCAGAAAGCTACCGAAATAGTCCTGGTGTGAAATGATGAGAGTCTGGACCAGGATTGCGGAAgtgacagagaagaaaaggactCTTTTATGAAAAATGTTTCAAAGTGACAGGATCTAGATTGGTTatgtaaggaaaagaaaaaagtgaagaattgaGAATTATACCTAAATTGTAAGTCTAGGTGACTGGGAAGATTGTAGTACCTTCAAAAGTTACAaggaaatgggggcagctagatggctcagtggattgagaactaggtccTGGAtacaaaatctggcctcagacagttagttcctaactgtgtgatcctgagaaagtcacttaacccttattgcttagccattatcattcttctgccttggaacatagtaatgattcgaagacagaaggcgtgggttttaagaaaaagaagtaatAGGGAGGTTAGGAAGAtgggaagatttggggagaatggGCAGTGAGCCAAAGATGAGTTTGTTCAGTTTTGTATAtgatgagtttaagatgtttaggGATATCCAGTTGGAGATGGCCAATAGGTGGTTGGACACGTGATACTGGTGATACTCAGCAGAGAAGTTAAGGCaggataaatagatctgagaataatCAATAGGGtagaatccatgggagctgatgagatcaacaACTGAAAggatagagagggaagaggagagagggcccaggacagagccctgtGGGACACCCAGGGTTAGTGGGTATCATTTGGACAAAGTCCCAGCAAAGAAGAATATGGGGTAATCTGATAGCTAAGAGGAGAACCACAATAGAATGGTGCTCACATAaacttagagagaagagagaatcaaggaaaagagggaggaagaaagtataaaaggctgcagagaggtcaggaTGGATGAGGATGGAGAAGAGGCCATTAGACCTGGCAATGAAAAGATTACAGTCAGATTTCACTGTCAGATAGCACTGAAGAAGAGGTTGGAAGGCAGAATGCAGAGttaggaagagaatgagagaagaggcACTGGTTGTAGGCAGCCTTCTCTAGGAGGTCAGCCACAGAAGAGAGAATGATCAGGGATAGAGGGTCAAGAGAGGGTTTCTGAGGACAGTGGAAACCAGAGCATGCTTGTGGGCCAAGGGCTAAGAAGCCTAATTAGACTCGGAGAGGCTCATGTTTACTGAGTGAACAGGAATGAAAGAAGGTGGAGAGAACATGATCAGGGAGTTTTTATCTGGGAGGCAACAAAATGACCCTGTTTCAAGTcccaaagaaatgacaaaaacagTACTTTTCAACAGAAAAagtagaagagagggagacagaataTGTGACCTGCAGCCTGGATCGTGGCCAAATTACTTCCCCAAATACAAAGTAGAAGGGTTGGTCTAGGGAAGCAGAGAGTGACAAAGCTGGAGAGATTTCAGAAATCATGTGGTCTAACcttgtgttggtgaacctatggcacacttattggagggggctgctctccttcccctctccacaggcacccgaggacatttttcacatcacctgctattctgcccagcagccaaatgggagCAATTCCTCCCTCACCTGTCCGGGATAAGGGGGTGGTTCACATGGGTGTGAGGATGTAGTTTCAGCACTTGGTCTccaaaaggttcgccatcactggtctaaCCCCTTCACTTGAAGAAGGGGAAGACAGTGGCTCCCAGACTCTAGTGACCTGCCCAGTAAATGTTCAAGGCAGAAAGAAGCACCAAGTCCCATTCTAATGCTTACATTTTACAATGAATCTGGAAACTCTGGTCCAGGGTTTGAGCAGCAATCATCTTAACAGCTCATATTTATGGAGGACTTTAAGCTCTGCAAAggtctttacatatattatttcatctggTCCTCATGATGACTCAGGGCAGgaagggctattattatccccattttacagagtaagaaactgagtctcagagagatttAAGTgctttgtctagggtcacaagcTGCGGTGAGACTGATTCAAATCACAAACAGTAGGCCTATATTCAATACCACTCTCCTTCCCCACACACATTCCCCAAACTTATTATTTCTTGGCTGACATTTCCCTCAATTCCCCATCTCACTTTATTGGATGTGTCCTTTGTGTCTGTCTCCCTCAGTTACCTTCAGCACCTTGCCCTCCTCACCTGCAACCATGGCTTCATAGACTGCGGCTGTAGTAGCAGCCAGGTAGGCTGGATTAGAGGAAGGGGGATCCATTTCATTGAAGATGTCAGCACTATAGATGTGATCAGTGCCAAACTCCTTGGCCAGCTCCCTCAGGAAGAGGCTCCCAACAACTGGGAACAAGGGGTCTTCAGGGGCCAAGAGGTAGGAGCAGGAGTAAGTGCAGTTAAAATCAATCCAATTGTCTAGCTTTGTGACATTGGCCTGAGGGAACACcctggaggaaaaggaaaaaataatggcGATGAAGAATGATGGGGGAGAGAGATGATAGGAGAGACCAGAGAAACAGGATCACACTGATGGAGAAAAAATTTGACCAGGGAACATCCCCATCCCTACAGAGCCTCACAAAGGGTCAAAATGATCGTCATGGAAAAGAAgccaggggaaaagggaaagaagttgTCCCTTTTCATATCTTCACTGCACCCCAACACACTGGCTGTTTCTTTGTGTCAAAGTGTCTCCTATTTTTGGGGGGGGTTAACCATCAAAATAAAGTAAGGGTTCATGACATGAATCTCCTTTGACAATATGGTGTAGCCTTTAGAGGCATTTTCAGAATcttttcaaatgcaaaaaagatCACAAAGGAACCAATTCTATGAAAacacaattattaaaatattaggaaaaaacaacaaccaagtACTCCAGGGGAAGTAGTCATTACTTTCTGTAACATTGTTACTGATACACTAACTCTTTAAAGTAGTCACTAATTTACAGCTAGAATTATATGATATTTAGTGTAAGGCAAGAAGGGAGGAACAAAGGTAAGGGGGCTGTGAAGTGGCTCAATGTAAGTGATTCCTGTGTGAGTGTCTTCTGTAACAAGGATGTTTTAAGAGCTTCTTGAAGATTCATGGTTGTAATGGAAAGATGgttggacttgggagtcagatttcctagctaagtgaccctgggcagtcacttaaccttcttcaGACGCAGTTCTCCCTGCAAAATGGTGATGACAGTAACAGAAGCACTCACCTGGCAGGGAtgctgtgagaatcaagtgagataatgtatgcaaagtgcATTGCTAACCTTAGAAACCTGTATAAGCATTAGCTCTCATTACTagttcctagcaatgtgaccttgggtaagtcatgttTAAACTTTttcagtcttagtttcttcattgataaaataGTAAGGATATATACTACCTACCTCTTGGGATTGCTATTTTGAAGAAAGTGTTTTTGTCACTTAAATTGCTATGTAAGTAAGTTATCAGTATGATTAGTGATCATATAAGGCTACCTTATTCTCTTACACAGGAGACAAGGGGGCTCACTTCTATGATGGTTGTCTCCCTAAGCTCATTTCCAAAAAGGTCTGTTTTATTCTTTGTGCTTGCATCCTCACCACTTCCTCCATCCCATTGTCAGTGCTTTACTGCTTAATAAGCTTTTGCTTGTTGGGTTGATTGGTCATCAAGGTCCAAAGCAAGGAAGTGACTTTTTCCAAGGTGACACAGTTAGGCAGGAGCAGAGTCAAGGCTGGAATCCAAGATTTCCAACCCCCAGATCAAGGTTCTTTCTGCTGCTGCCCAGAATGTTCATCTCCCATCAATAAAGTATTTCTCAGTGGGATGGGAGCTTGACTTACagaggaagactcaagttcaaatcccaactttacCACTTCCTCTTTTGTCATCACAGACAAGGCACAACTTTTCAAAGATTCAGTGTAATTAAGCAACCAATCTTTCTTAAGCATTTTCTATATGTCAGATGGTGGGAATACCAAGCAGACCTTGGTAGGAAGGCACTACTACTGGAGGGTCAGGGGAGGGCTCAAAGcctttccagttccaaatctgGGAATATGGGTGGAAGCAATACAGAAATATTTGCTACCATTTTgcatattagaaaatgaatgctcagcgagaggaagtgacttgtgtCTAATCTGGGAACCAAACCtagatttcctcttttttctatcactttatacttttttctaaaGAAAGGCAGTGGAATGTTGTGTGAATTAAGGGCTAGAAGGAATGGTCTGTCCAACAGGCTGTCTAGTTAACTGTCATAactataaaaaagaggaaatgaatagtgcaaaggttaagggacttgcccaaggtcatacagatgaGCCGGGTTTCAAACCTAGTTCCTTAAACTACAGATTTGGCATGTTTTTTACTACCTCTCCTAGACAGGACCTTTGAATCATATAGAGATTTGCCATCTATGGTCCTGTCTTGTTCTAACTTAGTAAACTCACCTAGTAAATGCCTTGGGAATATGTCCAGCAAATGCAGGAAGTACCGGCTTCATCCCAAAAGATCTCATCCTCTCCAGAATCTGGtactggagagggaaagg
It includes:
- the NAGLU gene encoding alpha-N-acetylglucosaminidase, which gives rise to MGRAGVLQVLALLLVSRAGADVSGDEAREAAAVRGLLTRLLGPRAAAGFSVSVERALAPAPDADTYCLSGGGGTPVQVTGSSGVAAAAGLHRYLRDFCGCHVAWSGAQLRLPEPLPEVPKKLIEITPNRYRYYLNICTPSYSFVWWGWERWEREIDWMALNGINLVLAPVGQEAIWRRVYLTLGLNQTEIDEYFTGPAFLAWGRMGNLHTWGGPLPSSWDLKQSYLQYQILERMRSFGMKPVLPAFAGHIPKAFTRVFPQANVTKLDNWIDFNCTYSCSYLLAPEDPLFPVVGSLFLRELAKEFGTDHIYSADIFNEMDPPSSNPAYLAATTAAVYEAMVAVDVDAVWLFQGWLFQNHPDFWKPPQMKAVLEAVPRGRFLILDLFAESQPVYSRTNSFYGQPFIWCMLHNFGGNHGLFGVLDAVNRGPSTARLFPNSTIVGTGIVPEGINQNEVVYALMAELGWRKDPFPDLGAWVAGFAAQRYGTPHPQAEAAWRLLLRSVYNCSWENCTGHNHSPLVKRPSLHLDFSVWYNRSDVFEAWRLLLEAAPQLATSSAFRYDLLDVTRQVAQELVSLYYGELKTAFEAGSMPALLSAGGLLVFDLLPSLDELLGTDERFLLGGWLEQAREMAVSEAEAWHYEQNARYQLTLWGPTGNILDYANKQLAGLVAGYYAPRWKLFVEMLVKSLAEGTPFHQNQFENEAFLLGQAFVSGREKFPTQPQGDTVDLARKFFLKYYPKFQAGAV